From Ostrinia nubilalis chromosome 9, ilOstNubi1.1, whole genome shotgun sequence, one genomic window encodes:
- the LOC135074414 gene encoding uncharacterized protein LOC135074414 gives MVVKTTTRTTINENSTDGGTTTTTTTNAVAENILEHSREEGVITRIETGTVTVPAGTDPKLILEMFDRQRSPLSVPVPPAAPPTADSH, from the exons ATGGTGGTGAAGACGACCACGCGTACCACCATCAACGAGAACAGCACCGACGGTggcaccaccaccaccaccaccaccaatGCGGTCGCCGAGAACA TCCTAGAGCACAGTCGCGAGGAGGGAGTCATCACCCGCATCGAG ACGGGCACCGTGACGGTGCCGGCCGGGACCGACCCCAAGCTGATCCTGGAGATGTTTGACCGCCAGCGCTCGCCGCTCAGCGTGCCCGTGCCGCCAGCCGCCCCGCCCACCGCCGACTCGCACTAA
- the LOC135074421 gene encoding uncharacterized protein LOC135074421 isoform X1, with amino-acid sequence MNRSVCSRRSRAICATARCINCSIRLLPIYRWCTLQDATQPIINVLRSWISPTPVSLEHKLCWECHTLLQQVPDDESAHEPQYGHKNVCYVCGISTLRRARTHPVPPEGPERDVIIALMFPHLAPLLTKVCYACWRVAKHNVQRQMQQDSTSPHIRFSKEEEIDVTESSILLPPPLLQNMIPQRRGPDVDHLQCNNTSQACRICQCNEPSKKICDLKSEESNETGAEIVLFCLSIQVDDSLTTCDELCSQCYEKIISFFNFKHFALKNNTLENDFKSHEVFLSYSNNHESPVWSETEIKSEPEIEVEAECSQSDDELLSDIKKIKYEFIPETSETKDNVKILIEMENLKTNSDLYALLKTTMKDRASSLARILELFSHTLSSDKQRQLRKKINNFIDTVRRKKRQCHYNENQFLVTNVNWLSQSVDWSQFCSPPNPSSLPSSSSTTPQKHFLELSDRQKRRRTDYLKKSPQEHIDYSPRASKNLIDSNAKFIFDFIQNHPEYNEAIKSFCESLLSNETKCSSSVRK; translated from the exons ATGAACCGTAGTGTCTGTAGTCGACGTAGTCGTGCTATTTGTGCTACTGCCCGTTGCATCAATTGTTCTATACGACTCCTACCGATCTATCGCTGGTGCACGTTACAAGATGCAACTCAACCAATAATAAATGTACTTCGTAGCTGGATATCACCAACGCCG gtTTCTCTTGAACATAAACTGTGCTGGGAATGCCATACATTACTACAGCAAGTACCTGATGATGAATCTGCACATGAACCTCAGTATGGTCACAAAAATGTGTGCTATGTTTGTGGTATTTCTACTCTTCGCCGGGCTCGTACTCATCCAGTGCCCCCAGAAGGCCCAGAAAGGGATGTTATTATAGCATTGATGTTTCCTCATCTG GCTCCACTTCTAACTAAAGTTTGCTATGCATGTTGGCGTGTTGCTAAACATAATGTCCAAAGGCAAATGCAGCAAGACTCTACAAGTCCACATATTAGATTTAGTAAGGAAGAAGAAATTGATGTTACAGAGTCATCAATACTTTTGCCCCCACCACTTCTTCAAAATATGATACCACAACGCAGAGGTCCAGATGTGGATCACTTGCAGTGTAATAACACAAGTCAAGCTTGTCGGATATGCCAGTGTAATGAGCCTAGCAAAAAAATTTGTGATTTAAAATCCGAGGAAAGTAACGAGACTGGTGCAgaaattgtgttattttgtCTGAGTATTCAG GTTGACGACAGTTTAACAACTTGTGATGAGTTATGTTCACAATGTTATGAGAAAATAATTTCTTTCttcaattttaaacattttgctCTAAAAAATAATACTCTGGAAAATGACTTTAAAAGCCATGAAGTATTCTTGTCCTACAGTAATAACCATGAATCTCCTGTATGGAGTGAAACTGAGATCAAGTCAGAACCTGAAATAGAAGTAGAGGCAGAGTGTTCTCAGTCTGATGATGAATTACTGagtgatattaaaaaaatcaaatacgaGTTCATTCCAGAAACTAGTGAAACAAAGGATAATG TTAAAATACTAATTGAAATGGAAAACCTCAAGACAAATAGTGATTTGTAcgcattattaaaaaccactatgaaagatcgcgctagttctttGGCTAGGATATtagagctgttttcgcatacactatcttcagataaacagag acaactaaggaaaaaaataaataatttcattgacactGTTCGTCGCAAGAAGAGgcagtgtcattataatgaaAACCAGTTTTTAGTTACAAACGTAAATTGGCTTAGTcaatctgttgattggagtcagttttgtagtccgccAAATCCATCTAGTTTACCTTCTTCTTCAAGTACTACTCCACAGAAACATTTTTTAGAACTAAGTGATCGCCAGAAGAGACGTAGAACTGATTATTTAAAGAAATCTCCCCAAGAGCATATCGATTACTCCCCAAGAGCATCAAAAAATCTTATAGATTCCAATGCAAAGTTTATTTTTGATTTCATTCAAAACCATCCTGAGTATAATGAGGCaatcaaaagtttttgtgaAAGTCTATTATCAAATGAAACTAAATGCTCTTCGTCTGTACGAAAATAA
- the LOC135074421 gene encoding uncharacterized protein LOC135074421 isoform X2 — protein MNRSVCSRRSRAICATARCINCSIRLLPIYRWCTLQDATQPIINVLRSWISPTPVSLEHKLCWECHTLLQQVPDDESAHEPQYGHKNVCYVCGISTLRRARTHPVPPEGPERDVIIALMFPHLAPLLTKVCYACWRVAKHNVQRQMQQDSTSPHIRFSKEEEIDVTESSILLPPPLLQNMIPQRRGPDVDHLQCNNTSQACRICQCNEPSKKICDLKSEESNETGAEIVLFCLSIQVDDSLTTCDELCSQCYEKIISFFNFKHFALKNNTLENDFKSHEVFLSYSNNHESPVWSETEIKSEPEIEVEAECSQSDDELLSDIKKIKYEFIPETSETKDNGRYHDIQGV, from the exons ATGAACCGTAGTGTCTGTAGTCGACGTAGTCGTGCTATTTGTGCTACTGCCCGTTGCATCAATTGTTCTATACGACTCCTACCGATCTATCGCTGGTGCACGTTACAAGATGCAACTCAACCAATAATAAATGTACTTCGTAGCTGGATATCACCAACGCCG gtTTCTCTTGAACATAAACTGTGCTGGGAATGCCATACATTACTACAGCAAGTACCTGATGATGAATCTGCACATGAACCTCAGTATGGTCACAAAAATGTGTGCTATGTTTGTGGTATTTCTACTCTTCGCCGGGCTCGTACTCATCCAGTGCCCCCAGAAGGCCCAGAAAGGGATGTTATTATAGCATTGATGTTTCCTCATCTG GCTCCACTTCTAACTAAAGTTTGCTATGCATGTTGGCGTGTTGCTAAACATAATGTCCAAAGGCAAATGCAGCAAGACTCTACAAGTCCACATATTAGATTTAGTAAGGAAGAAGAAATTGATGTTACAGAGTCATCAATACTTTTGCCCCCACCACTTCTTCAAAATATGATACCACAACGCAGAGGTCCAGATGTGGATCACTTGCAGTGTAATAACACAAGTCAAGCTTGTCGGATATGCCAGTGTAATGAGCCTAGCAAAAAAATTTGTGATTTAAAATCCGAGGAAAGTAACGAGACTGGTGCAgaaattgtgttattttgtCTGAGTATTCAG GTTGACGACAGTTTAACAACTTGTGATGAGTTATGTTCACAATGTTATGAGAAAATAATTTCTTTCttcaattttaaacattttgctCTAAAAAATAATACTCTGGAAAATGACTTTAAAAGCCATGAAGTATTCTTGTCCTACAGTAATAACCATGAATCTCCTGTATGGAGTGAAACTGAGATCAAGTCAGAACCTGAAATAGAAGTAGAGGCAGAGTGTTCTCAGTCTGATGATGAATTACTGagtgatattaaaaaaatcaaatacgaGTTCATTCCAGAAACTAGTGAAACAAAGGATAATGGTAGGTATCATGATATTCAGGGTGTTTga
- the LOC135074421 gene encoding uncharacterized protein LOC135074421 isoform X3 gives MIPQRRGPDVDHLQCNNTSQACRICQCNEPSKKICDLKSEESNETGAEIVLFCLSIQVDDSLTTCDELCSQCYEKIISFFNFKHFALKNNTLENDFKSHEVFLSYSNNHESPVWSETEIKSEPEIEVEAECSQSDDELLSDIKKIKYEFIPETSETKDNVKILIEMENLKTNSDLYALLKTTMKDRASSLARILELFSHTLSSDKQRQLRKKINNFIDTVRRKKRQCHYNENQFLVTNVNWLSQSVDWSQFCSPPNPSSLPSSSSTTPQKHFLELSDRQKRRRTDYLKKSPQEHIDYSPRASKNLIDSNAKFIFDFIQNHPEYNEAIKSFCESLLSNETKCSSSVRK, from the exons ATGATACCACAACGCAGAGGTCCAGATGTGGATCACTTGCAGTGTAATAACACAAGTCAAGCTTGTCGGATATGCCAGTGTAATGAGCCTAGCAAAAAAATTTGTGATTTAAAATCCGAGGAAAGTAACGAGACTGGTGCAgaaattgtgttattttgtCTGAGTATTCAG GTTGACGACAGTTTAACAACTTGTGATGAGTTATGTTCACAATGTTATGAGAAAATAATTTCTTTCttcaattttaaacattttgctCTAAAAAATAATACTCTGGAAAATGACTTTAAAAGCCATGAAGTATTCTTGTCCTACAGTAATAACCATGAATCTCCTGTATGGAGTGAAACTGAGATCAAGTCAGAACCTGAAATAGAAGTAGAGGCAGAGTGTTCTCAGTCTGATGATGAATTACTGagtgatattaaaaaaatcaaatacgaGTTCATTCCAGAAACTAGTGAAACAAAGGATAATG TTAAAATACTAATTGAAATGGAAAACCTCAAGACAAATAGTGATTTGTAcgcattattaaaaaccactatgaaagatcgcgctagttctttGGCTAGGATATtagagctgttttcgcatacactatcttcagataaacagag acaactaaggaaaaaaataaataatttcattgacactGTTCGTCGCAAGAAGAGgcagtgtcattataatgaaAACCAGTTTTTAGTTACAAACGTAAATTGGCTTAGTcaatctgttgattggagtcagttttgtagtccgccAAATCCATCTAGTTTACCTTCTTCTTCAAGTACTACTCCACAGAAACATTTTTTAGAACTAAGTGATCGCCAGAAGAGACGTAGAACTGATTATTTAAAGAAATCTCCCCAAGAGCATATCGATTACTCCCCAAGAGCATCAAAAAATCTTATAGATTCCAATGCAAAGTTTATTTTTGATTTCATTCAAAACCATCCTGAGTATAATGAGGCaatcaaaagtttttgtgaAAGTCTATTATCAAATGAAACTAAATGCTCTTCGTCTGTACGAAAATAA